The nucleotide window CCAAGGGTATCGTTTAAGTTCTCTTTATCGTAAACAACGTGAATATTTTTTAACGTATCGTCGTAACGCGTCATTGTAAGATAATACAATGGCATGGTTTTCATTCCAAACTCTGGCATATCCTTTTGCGTTAAGACCACTGTCATTTCGCGCAAACGGTCAGTTCTAAAATTGAAACAAAAAACAACATCTCCCTCAGCAATAGTCGCTATTGGAGTGCCGTCCGGATTTGTTATAATGCTTGGTTTAATAAACTCATCAGTAATATTCTGAGCGTAAGACGCTTCTATTGCTTCAATTGCTGACTTGAAAAACAATCCCTTACCATACACCATTCCGTCATAAGCCTCTTTAATGCGTTCCCAGCGTTTGTCGCGGTCCATTGCGTAATATCGTCCCATAACCGAAGCGATTTTGCCAGCTGATGTTTTCAAATGCTTCTCTAACTGGCGGATAAATACCAAACCACTTCTCGGATCGGTATCGCGTCCATCGGTAAATGCGTGTATATAAGCCTTTTCGATGCCGTAATCTTTAGCCATATCGCATAGCTTATATAGGTGTTTATCAAGTGAATGAACTCCTCCATCGCTAACCAATCCCAAAAAATGAATTGCCTTGTTGTTAGATTTTGCATAACTGTATGCTTGTTTCAAAACATCGTTCTCTGTTATTGAATTATCGGCAATGGCTTTGTTGATTTTAACCAAATCCTGATAAACAACTCTTCCCGCTCCTATGTTGAGGTGTCCGACTTCAGAGTTTCCCATTTGTCCATCGGGCAAGCCAACATATTCGCCTGATGTAAGCAGTTGTGAATGAGGATATTTACTAACAAGATAATCCAAATTTGGGGTTGGAGTACTTGCAATAACGTCCGATTTTGAACCGTCTCCGATTCCCCAGCCGTCAAGTATTGCTAAAAGTACTTTTTGTCTCATATAGTTTACTTAGATATGCTAAAAATAATATTACAACTTTAGGTGGCAAAGGTATAAAAAATCCCTGTTTTTAGCTTTGATTTTAGCTGCATGTTTTCAATGTCTGTCACGCTTTGTTTTAGTCGGCTATAAACAGACTATATTAACGATTTAACACGTAAAAACGTATAAATATCAAAACATATTGACATGTTAATAATAAATACGAATAAATACCAAAAAGATATATTATATTTGTAGTCGTACTGTTTTGAATTGATAATAAAAAGATGCACAGCCTTTTAGCAAAATATTTAACAAGCATATTACACAAGGAGACATGTGTAATTTTGCCTGATTTTGGTGGCTTTGTATCAAACTACACATCGGCAGAAATTGATTTACACACCGATTTTTTTACTCCCCCATCACTCACAATAGCCTTCAATCAGTCGCTAACACACAATGATGGTCTTTTAATACAAGAGATTGCAAAGCAAGATAACGTTACATTAGAAGAGGCAGAAAACAGAGCGCAAAAATTAATAACTCTTTTACGCAAAGATATTTACACCAATGGCAGAGCAGATCTTGAGGGGTTAGGATTACTCTATTTAGA belongs to Bacteroidales bacterium and includes:
- a CDS encoding 2,3-bisphosphoglycerate-independent phosphoglycerate mutase, coding for MRQKVLLAILDGWGIGDGSKSDVIASTPTPNLDYLVSKYPHSQLLTSGEYVGLPDGQMGNSEVGHLNIGAGRVVYQDLVKINKAIADNSITENDVLKQAYSYAKSNNKAIHFLGLVSDGGVHSLDKHLYKLCDMAKDYGIEKAYIHAFTDGRDTDPRSGLVFIRQLEKHLKTSAGKIASVMGRYYAMDRDKRWERIKEAYDGMVYGKGLFFKSAIEAIEASYAQNITDEFIKPSIITNPDGTPIATIAEGDVVFCFNFRTDRLREMTVVLTQKDMPEFGMKTMPLYYLTMTRYDDTLKNIHVVYDKENLNDTLGEVVSKAGLKQLRIAETEKYAHVTFFFSGGREEVFEGERRVLINSPKVATYDLKPEMSAFEVRDAVIEEINKGDLDFICLNFANGDMVGHTGVYQAIERAVRTVDTCIGDVVKAACNKGYEVLIIADHGNADNAINIDGSPNTAHSLNPVPCILVSDRYKSIKNGILADLAPTICKIMNLPIPKVMTGEVLV